Within the Nicotiana tabacum cultivar K326 chromosome 11, ASM71507v2, whole genome shotgun sequence genome, the region ACGGACAACAAGATTTAGTTTTATAGAAGTAGAAGCACCACTAGCCACTAGGTTCGGTCATCGATTGAATgtcaataaaattttatttttattcaaactTACATAAGAAGGTGATAGTCTCAATGTAATGGAGTGTAGAGCGGGCTACGCTTTCATAAGTTATCTTTTACCCTATTGCGTTGAATAATTGGTATGTTCCAACTTCCACCTTATTGAAAACGACATAAAGCACGAATATTAGATTATGGAAAGATTTGTAACTTTTAACTTTTGGATGATGAAAGAGCACTCCTTAAATCACCAAATACTTTCACTTTCTTATATACCAACCAAACATATTTGACAGGCTGAAAATAACCAAAGTTTTTTCCAAAAGATACTCGACATCTCACTCTGATGCAAGACAATATTTCTGGAACAACTATATCCTATAGTTGTGTGTGGGCGCACACCCACATTTATGCCCCATACGTATGTCAGCACGCGCGCACACACATACATACTGCATACACACGCGCACACATAAATATACATGCACTGACATAGTGAGAGACCTGAAACGTTATAGATTAGTTGCATAAAACAAAGAGATGTATAGCTTACAattgaaaaagggaaaaaaaaagaaggtatttTGAGCTCTCTGTTGATCCCCAGCAACATATAAAGGCAAAAAACAGTGACAAGTATGGTTTTCCATCATTTTCTCATACTTTTTACATGTCCACCATGGTTAAAATGATCATCAAGTTTGGGTACTTAACCTATTCATTTTAAAGCCTTCTGTGGCAACTTCTGTAGTTGGCTCTCCTACTTTGGCATTAAGAAAGGACTGCAGTAAAAAGTAACTTTAAGCTTTGAACAGTTCTTGCTTAATCCCCGTGTGAAGCTGGCTCTCACACTTTGGCATTAAAAAAGGACTGCAACAAACAGTAATTTCAAGCGTTAACAGTTCTTGCTTAATTCCCGCATGAAGCCGGTTCACATACTTTTGACGTAAAGAAAGGACTGCAGTAAACACACAGTTTCAAGCTGTACTCTCAAACAAGTTAACTAACAGAGACATATTTATATATTTCACCAGGCAGGTCAACAGTAAACAAGTAGACTGAAACACATTTAAAATAAATAGTATTAGTAGATAAACTAACCGATGTTTTAAAGGTAATATCCGGTGAAACGGAGGTGCAggacatctctctctctctctttaacAACGGCAGAATCTAGACCAAGTTGCATGCACCTTAACTATTCTGTGGGGTACCTGTTGTCTCCTATTAGCATAGGTACCGAATAACTCAGTCCACCAAGGCTTTGATAGTGTCTCTATTGGGATTCGAAACCTGGTTTCACATGATTTTCCCCCTATTCATTGACCGCTACTATGCCACACCCTTGCGTGCAAAAGAGGGTGCAGGAATTCTGGATATCATGGTGCCCTCGGATAGACCACTAACTAGGATTTTATTGAGATCTAGATGTAAAAATATAAACTTAAATATATAGTGATCAACTTTAGCTTCAGCTCCCctcatttccttttttttttttttttggcccaCCTTTGGCCAGGAAGAAAAGTGGAGAGGTCCTAGAAAACTAAAGATGCCCCCTACATGAGAACATTTATTAGCTGAAAAATAGTGTAGCCATTTCGCAACCATAGAGAGAGAGATGATCATTTGAATGTCTCAAGTGCCAAATGATACAAAACTGGATACCATCAAATCAAACATCTATGCCTAGTTAAGTGCCATGAAGCAGCACTAATGAAAAGTTTTAGCTCCTAGCTAGAAAGTCTAGAATGCGTCCAACAAATTGATAGCAATTTCTCTCCAACTATCACACAACTGTAAAAGTTCCAATCTTCCAGATTTTCCCACTAGAAAGACAGCTTTAAAATGTTGATAGAGTTggatgtttattattattatttttttaataactgAGAAATCTTCGAGAGCCAGTGGCGTAGAGTTGGACGTTTATATTAAGGAGAGTTCTCTTTATtatgaaagaaattatttcaTGGGAGTTTTATGTTTTTCGAAGGAGACATACTAAGAATTTAGCATCACGATATATTTTCAATTGCAGAAACTTGAAGGACAAAGTTTCTGCTAAGGTGTAATAACAAAAAATACCTACGGGCAGACTAGGAAATCAATATCTGAAACTGTGGAGATAATGTCACATGAGGCATATAAGAACTCAACTACTATTATCCAtttgaactttttttttaaataaataaagcgGCTCTTAAACATGTAACTCATGCTTATAGGAAAAAACAACTACTTCCTAAAGAGCCCTACCATTTCATGGCTAGTGAACAGCAATTATTTTCTTTACCTTCATTCCAGTGGGAGATCCCGGTTTAGCAGTAGTTGTACTTCCGAAGTTGAATTTGGACTTCTTTTCGGCAGGTTTTAGTATTTGAAAGGAACACATTAATGTCTCATCTACACTCATCATGGCACCAGCATTGTCAAACTCTCCACAATAATTAGGTGCAGAAAATATCGTTACAAGTTGCCGATTAGCAAAAAACTCATAGCCATCCTCCACCACCTGTAAAAACTTTCAAGGAATTAGGAGATTTAATTGAAGAATGAAAACAAGGAAATCTTCCATTCAACTTTTAACTTATGGAATTGCACTTAATTGGCCAGATAGAGAACAGAAGCAGAACTGCTGAATAAACTTTTGAACCTCGTGATTGCCCCTTTCCAACCATAGACTATATACtctctccgtcccaatttatgtgacactCTTTCCTTTAAGAATGAAGTAACAATTTACTTTAAAAAgtccattttacccttaataagatGATTTATCGTCAGACAAATATCTATGGCTCATTTAGACTACAAGCATCAaaagttttctttctttcttaaactttgcGCCCAGTCAAATaccatcacataaattgggacggagagaGTATCAATTAATAGATCACTGATTATAAGCATAAATACAGCTAAATAGTGAAGAAAAGTTTACAGCAGTGGGTTAGACCTGGTGAGCACGGCAAATAAGATCCAAATCCTGCTTCTCAAGAAATTCCGTCACCTTATCTGCACCAAAAGTGTATGAAACTCCACGGTCATTCATTCCCCATCCCTGAACATCTTTACTAGGATCAGACCAAAGCAAATCACAGAGCAATCCAGCATCTGGCACATCAGTTGGGCGCTGGAGATTTCTAATTTGGTCTAAATTGTTCAAATCAGGAGAGAGGCCTCCGTGCATACATAGAATTTTTTCATCTATTAAGGCGGCCACCGGCAGACAGTTGAAGCAATCTGTGAAGATTTTCCATAA harbors:
- the LOC107821181 gene encoding serine/threonine-protein phosphatase PP1-like, with the protein product MDQNVLDDIISRLLEVKGKPGKQVVLTEAEIKQLCLISKEIFLKQPNLLELEAPIKICGDIHGQYSDLLRLFEYGGLPPESNYLFLGDYVDRGKQSLETICLLLAYKIKYPENFFLLRGNHECASINRIYGFYDECKRRFNVRLWKIFTDCFNCLPVAALIDEKILCMHGGLSPDLNNLDQIRNLQRPTDVPDAGLLCDLLWSDPSKDVQGWGMNDRGVSYTFGADKVTEFLEKQDLDLICRAHQVVEDGYEFFANRQLVTIFSAPNYCGEFDNAGAMMSVDETLMCSFQILKPAEKKSKFNFGSTTTAKPGSPTGMKSFFNAKV